The genomic DNA tgataattggtatacaggttctggggttctcttagtgtgatatagtgaaatttgatgaaatcttcaatttttgtattttgggtcagtttttgccgttttcgGTCTACGCTGTAAATATATATTCCGTTTCTATGACATCAACAATGATGGAATGCTGGAGTTTTCTGAATTTAAGTGAGTTCTTGAGCGCTATCATCATCTTTTttagcttatatggtgagttggtggcgtctgtatgtctgtctgtgtctattAGTGCAatatgcgaggtataatgatattcaaatatgcagattacattaatgagcattgtttcggtattaaattgACCCTTAATCaagtggaatattcatgtacctcggatcttgcatgtATAGTCTgttatgtatgtgcggatgtatgtccctcacacgcaaaagctcccaaaccgccACATCTAcaatcttagtatttggtgtacaggtagacccaggggttgagatgtgacgttgttcaaatgaacatgtcagtgtcaaaaatatgcaaatgaggtaagaaaaaggggaaatcctgcaaatgtgcaggagtggtggtagtaactgaaacagcctacaCATCTGAGTCAGAGCTTCTATGAtctctaacctatttgtatgcagtgtacctattatgtgtaggagtggtggcagtaactgaaacagcttatgagtcattttctgtcattgttcatgaactgttacatattggcagacctgctcaaactaagagggactgtgttgaaacattcctctgctgtgcatgttgctaaagttgacctccagtacctaaagtttcagatcgtatttacttttgtcattcttgtttttgtggtttaaatatttcttgaatggaccaattcaaaccaaatatgagcacactgtccttgacggtattttttatcaaattctcCCGTCCTCAATGCAATACTTGGCAAACTAACAGCTTCCCAAGAACATCTTTTGGAATTTTCTTAGAGTGCAAAATATGTTACACAGTCATGGTTAGTCCTTATGAAGGAATTCCAAAATGCAGAACCAGACGTTCATTCACAGTTAACTATTCAGTGATTCAGTGTCTTGTTTGGATTACTGACTCAGCTTGATAACAGGAATTCCTTgatttttgcaaacatttgtaagaaatcataatttgaagacaATGGATGTGTGCTGTTACTGCTCATGATCCCGCTGTAAAATCTTTTAGCAATTTTAGTGCATTGAAAAAGTGATATTAACTATCTGATAAacggagaaattttcaacaaataatGAAAGCATTTTGACTGAGAAGACATTCTTCATATTTTAGAGAAATGGTATCAGATATTAGGAGGCATAAGAAAATGCCAGTAACGGATGAAGTGTTGGAGAAGGATGCCATTGCCAGTGCAAAGTAAGTCAGTATGGTCTCATGGGGGCGCTGTCTTATCAATATTGTCACACTTGATTACCCTATTACAGTCACTCGAAGATTTGAAGTCTAGTAATGACTTTGAACCTGCAAAGTACTGATACTTATTATCACTATTATGAAAGTCAGGCTCTAAAGTCACCATGGAGACTAATCGTTCAATACATTTTGCTCAGACAAACTCTTAATGACGTTACAAATGCCTGAGCCTCAAAAAGTTTCTAACTTTTGCTGACATTTGTAAACTTTCTTTGAATCAATTTTCAAAGTCAATTCGGAATGGAAGCTGTCAACATACACAGCTTTTGAGGTCTGTTTATACAGTAAACTATAACATCATGCTCAACACAAGATTTAAATGACAAAAGCTGCAGGGAGGATGAATGTCTCTTTACTCACATGTAAAGACACTAAGTGTGCCCCTGATACAAGCACAttttattttaacaatattgCATTCATTATCTCTGTTTACAGGGTTTTTGGAACACAGCCCAAAGCCAATCTTGGTCTCAATGATTTTTTAAACGCTGTAGGACAGCTCAAGTTCAGGGGCACTTCATTACTTTTAAGGTTACCTCAACAAGCCTTGAAACGTCTAGAGTGAGTACTGTAATTGTGACAGGATAACACAAAGCAATCTTATTGAATTTATCAATGGCTGATTTGGCATTTTGTCATGAAGTAAGTTCATCTTTAGTGATTTCGATACCATCATATTCAGCAAAAgactaattttgttttcaaaatggcatGACCTTTCAATGTAATTCAGaacaaattgtcaaaaatgcttcaaaacaattcaaatctTGCTTACAGGACCAGTACAAGACAATGAACATCTTAACACTTCCTTCTTTTAGACAACACATCCAATTGAACAATTTTTCCAGGAGCAGAAAAATCCAGAGTGTCAACTATAATACTCTAATCTGATGGAAAATGGGAAGAAAAAGTGCTGACCAATAACTTTTTAAACATCTCCTGtattgtgtcacaaaatagtGATCATAGAGGAAAGTTAGAAATTGAGTTCTTGatcattcaattacaataaatgTTTTTGACATTGTAAAGTTAGTATTATTTGATTATAAAgccttgaaaacattttgaaaatagacAGCATATTGTGGAATACAAAATCATATTCCAGATAAAATATTGACCATCATTCATTTCCTGTTCTCAGTCGTGCAGATTCCGTGGATACAGAGGAGGAACAACAGGATGAAAATAACAAACGCAAAAGGAAAATGAAAGCTGCTCATCTAAATAAAAGTGGAAAATTTAGTTTGATGTCTGTTGATATGAGTGCTGATGGTAAGATACTGTGTGGAAAGTTTAGTTTGATGTCTGTTGATATGAGTGCTGATGGTAAGATACTGTGTGGAAAGTTTAGTTTGATGTCTGTTGATATGAGTGCTGATGGTAAGATACTGTGTGGAAAGTTTAGTTTGATGTCTGTTGATATGAGTGTGGTAAGATACTGTTTGGAAAGTTTAGTTTGATGTCTATTGATATGATGTGGAAAGTTTTTATTCTGGAGTTATCCTTGCCTTGTAAATAGTTTAAGTTTTCAACAACCCTTCCCAGTTTTCCTTTGTATAGGCCCATCTTGGTTCCAGAATACAAAAATTCTACAATGAAATTTTTCAGTGATGACAGGATTGAGGTCCACTCTTCACTACCAACACCTGACAGTATCACTTTATTTGAAATCCccttggaaaatatttatttattacaaagGTATCATCGCAGACTTTGAGACCACCAGTTGGGGTCAAAGGTTGTGACAATAACCTTCAGTTAGGACTTTTTCTATATGTTTAGTGTCATTGACATCTTGAAAACAAACCAGTCAACTTCAAGTTGACTGAACATAAGTCACTGAAAGAAGAGTAGACTTGTCTGTTTATACAACTTACTAGAATGGCAAATTGAGAATTCAGTGGTATCAACACcctattcaaaataaaaaagaaagtgGTATATTACAGTTTATTTTAAAAACCCTTTGatggaaattttgattttgttggcCAGGCGTTGACAGCAGTGAATCTGACAATGGACTTACGATGAAACCAGGACCAATCCAAGCAAAGTATGAATTAGCTATCCATTCTGTCAAAGTTAGACGAAGTGGAACTCTGTCTGATGTTAGCGCTGTCTGGGATATTCAAGGTAAACACAGAGTGTCAGTGTAAACATAGTCACAAACAATGTTTAGACTTCAGTTAAAGTTTATTTCCCTGCGGCAAGATTGGTCAacatgaaatgtttttgtttatctGATAAACAACACAATTGAGTCATATTTCACATTGAAACAGCTGGGCTTGGCCTTCCATTAAACAGACCTTATGCAAATGAAAGTGTGTATGCATTAATCTGAGACTTTACAAATATTAGAAAGAGACCTTTACCTGTTGCCAAGTGAAGCAATGGcttgtaaaattttaaactgatggaaaaacatttgcatatataggcacaagtacatgtatgatgcTAGTCATGTGACCATACAGCCAAAAAATCATCTCCTTCAGAACTGCTcatccaagagctttgaaatttggtacatatgttccGTGGAATGACCTAGtgtaatgaaatctgtaataTAGCTTTTTCAAggctattttgtgatttttggtcaaaaaataatttacttcaaaactacttatcttacagctttgaaatttggtattatggttcctagggatgacctGACGaagatgtgttcaaattttgaaatgtgcaaTGTAGTATTTTTAAggctatttttgtgtttttggtcaaaaaacatTCTTCATAaatgcttgtctgacagctttggaATTTGGCATGCAAGTCTCTAGGATAACCAAGTTCTGATATCTTCAATTACAaggaaatgtaaaagtttgcaaATTGCAATGAAATCTCCAATGTGTGAAACCATGTAAAACTTGTACAGGACCTGCAAATTTTGGATGACAGAATTTAAAgcattttcacatatttttaagCATGTGTTGTAAACTATATGGGAGTGACAGTGTTATTGACATGTTTCAGTTGGTCTCTATCATAATGCATATTATGCAATTTTATGTTGCCAGGTACATCAGCTGTTACGAAATCAACATTATCAGAATCGGATCTTGACAGTGataaagtcaaatttcaaagaacaACGTCAGTAGATGCCTTCAATCTTGTAAGTATTACAAATGTTGTTGCAAATCAAAGCAGCTTTATTCATCTTTgctatattttcaaatattttcttatGATTCAATGAAGTGTCATTAGTGTATCCATACATCGAAATTCAACATTTGCGAGAAAACGTAACAATGTGGTGTATTGCAAAATTAGAATTAGGGAAGTATATTTTGATTAAACTTTTCTTTCTGTACTCAGCGGTCACATCCCAACGAAATGCTGACTGGTTTACGATACTTTGAAAGAGCAATAAAAGGAGCAGTTCCTGAACAAACCAAAGAATCATTAAGCTGGGGAGCTGTTGACAGAGGTGCCTTAGCTCGTTGTTTATTAGCAATATGTAGGGAAGTTAAAGAAGTGTTTGCAGCTGAATCAAGGTTACTCAGACTCAGTGCTCCAACATATATACTAGGTCAGTCTgggttatttatttttttatttgtttggttggtttctcatttaatttgtttgtttgtttgtttgtttgtttgtttgtttatttgtatttcaaaagcTGCTGGAATGTTGGTGTGATGTACATTTGGGAAATGACATGCAAGGTTATTGTGTGGCTGGTCAGTTCTAGTTGTTATTTTACACTTCCAGTTCCTTGAATGGAAAATGGCACCTTCATAAGAATATGACAGTTGTTGTGCTTGTAGGATCAAATCCTTTAAACAAGTTCATGTTTGACAAATTTCTCTACATTTTGTTCCATTTtactgaaagaaaaacataaaattcaacCAATGGTAAAGTTTTTCTATCAGCAAAGTCCAAAAGTTAAAATATTGACTCAGGGTAAGAGAAAACTTCAGACAGGTATAGATTGCTGTATCTTCAAAGTTCagcttgggggggggggggggcatttaaGATTTCTTTAAAACGTTTTCTCTTTTTGTAGGTGATATCCATGGAAACTTCCATGATCTTGTGTGTTTTGAGAAAGTCTTATGGAGAATGGGACCTTTGCTGACTCCTGCCAATTTCTTATTTCTTGGTGATTATGTTGACAGAGGAGATCATGGTCTAGAGGTATGCTTTGTACAATTTTATCAATCAAATTTCATTCAACTCACAATGAAATATTAGGCATTCAAGGAGGTTATaagccaaaaaaaagaaatttagaGTCAATTTCAGCTTCATGTAGATGCTTCTTCCACAAAGATTTCCGCACCATCCAAAGCTTACAATTTTATGGTCTACAGTTTGTCCATAACTAATTTAGAAACCTTCGGGGAAAAAGAAGTTTCTACTACCATGTCTTGTTAAAATTGAGAATACAATTTTTCCCCGAGACTTTACTCAAAGAATtgttggtggccattttgaatttcaaatctcacAAAGCTTATTAAAGGCAACTAGCATCACTAATCCAGAACTTTCATGGTGACCCACCATTGTTATTCCTATTTGTGAAAGAGTTCCTCaagtaaagtttgagcaaacatttAAATCTTGCATTTTCAAGATGTGTATTACTTTACATTATCAGATACATAGTTAAATAAGAAAACAAGTGTTCTACAGTAAattgtgaatgaatgaatggatgaataaaATGAGCATGCTACATAAACAGATTAATCCTCTTtttaccaggctccatagacaaaccatagaaataaataccactaAGGAGAAACAGGATTAAACCccacaaaataaagaaaacaaggtcaaatgtgaaattcaaaagtgaaagctgtTATCAATTATCAAGCAGTAAACATTTTCAACTGTATTTGGATGACATAATTGTCCAGGCTAAGAGTTCTAATGATaaacacacatcaatttcttttACAGGTTATATCATATCTTTTCGCACAGAAGCTTCTTGCTCCCAATAAATTTTTTCTGATCCGTGGTAACCATGAAGTCAGAACTGTACAACGCATGTTCAGTTTTCAAAGGTAGCTGTCTTTCATGCCTTCACAACTTTTCTTTAACACAACATGATTCATGAGATGCCAATTTATCAGTCAAGACTGTGGTCACAATGGGAGATTATGCACAATAAGTTACAATAATGTAAATTGAATTTCATTCATACATTGAGGAGAGCATAGATTGGAAGGTTGTGTGCGTGTTAATTTCTCATAATGTGTTCGTTATGTTCATCCAAAACCACATAAATTGCTATCATATTGAATGAATGCCATCACATCAAATTATTAAGAGGAAGCTTAATGTGTAAAATCTTAGAATGTACTGTGAAAATCTggtacattttgaaaatgactTAAATCTGTAACACGCAAGGTATATTGTTACATTGCAGTTTATCTACAAACTCTAAATATTGGACTCCCCATTTTgttacaacaaaaataaacctgattttaaatcatttttcatttcaatattataTTCTTTATAATAAAAAGAGTCTTTCATCTTTGTTACTATTTTAGGGAATGTGAGGAGAAGTTTGGACAAACTGTCGGCAATCAACTCTGGGAATCTGTCAATGATTGCTTTGATGCAATGCCTCTAGCTGCAGTGGTTGATGATAAGGTAAGCATGTACTCTAGCTGCAGTGGTTGATGATAAGGTAAGCATGTACTCTAGCTGCAGTGGTTGATGATAAGGTAAGCATGTAGTCTAGCTGCAGTGGTTGATGATAAGGTAAGCATGTACTCTAACTGCAGTGGTTGGTGATAAGGTAAGCATGTACTCTAACTGCAGTGGTTGATGATAAGGTAAGCATGTACTCTAACTGCAGTGGTTGGTGATAAGGTAAGCATGTACTCTAGCTGCAGTGGTTGATGATAAGGTAAGCATGTACTCTAGCTGCAGTGGTTGATGATAAGGTAAGCATGTACTCTAGCTGCAGTGGTTGATGATAAGGTAAGCATGTACTCTAGCTGCAATGGTTGGTGATAAGGTAAGAATGTACTCTAGCTGCAGTGGTTGATGATAAGGTAAGCATGTACTCTAGCTGCAGTGGTTGATGATAGGTAAGCATATACTCTAGCTGCAGTGGTTGATGATAAGGTAAGTATGTACTCTAGCTGCAGTGGTTGATGATAAGGTAAGCATGTACTCTAGCTGCAGTGGTTGATGATAAGGTAAGCATGTACTCTAGCTGCAGTGGTTGATGATAAGGTAAGCATGTACTCTAGCTGCGGTGGTTGATGATAAGGTAAGCATGTACTGTAGCTGCAATGGTTGGTGATAAGGTAAGCATGTACTCTAGCTGCAGTGGTTGATGATAAGGTAAGCATGTACTCTAGCTGCAGTGGTTGATGATAAGGTAAGCATGTACTCTAGCTGCAGTGGTTGGTGATAAGGTAAGAATGTACTCTAGCTGCAGTGGTTGATGATAAGGTAAGCATGTACTCTAGCTGCAGTGGTTGATGATAAGGTAAGCATATACTCTAGCTGCAGTGGTTGATGATAAGGTAAGCATGTACTCTAGCTGCAGTGGTTGATGATAAGGTAAGCATGTACTCTAGCTGCAGTGGTTGGTGATAAGGTAAGCATGTACTCTAGCTGCAGTGGTTGGTGATAAGGTAAGCATGTACTCTATCTAGCTGCAGTGGTTGATGATAAGGTAAGCATGAACTCTAGCTGCAGTGGTTGATGATAAGGTAAGCATGTACTCTAGCTGCAGTGGTTGGTGATAAGGTAAGCATGTACTCTAGCTGCAGTGGTTGATGATAAGGTAAGCATGTACTCTAGCTGCAGTGGTTGGTGATAAGGTAAGCATATACTCTAGCTGCAGTGGTTGATGATAAGGTAAGCATGTACTCTAGCTGCAGTGGTTGATGATAAGGTAAGCATGTACTCTAGCTGCAGTGATGATGATAAGGTAAGCATTTACTCTAGCTGCAGTGGTTGATGATAAGGTAAGCATGTACTCTAGCTGCAGTGATGATGATAAGGTAAGCATATACTATGTATAACACATTTTGCTAAAATTACATGcaagttttcattttcttgtcaATGATCCATTTCCATGAGAGATATCAGCTGATTGTAAATGTTAGCAGGTACTGTATATACAGTTTAATTCTTCCTCATACCATATTACAATTAACCACCTGAAACACAGCATGACATTGAATTTGCTCCAATGGCTACCATTCCAATGTGTTCAGTCTTGTTACTGATTCCACTGTGAATGCAAATGAAATAATAgagaaaacattttacttttacTGCAACAGATACACCAACAAAGTTGCTTCCCTTTGCATTTCATTAGTaactttttaatgttttttcaaaCCTTTTCAGATCTTCTGTGTACACGGTGGCATTCCTGATGCAAAACTTTACACCGGAGACTGTTTCAAATGCATTGATAAAATACCTAAACCTCTACGAGACCCAGAGACCCAGAGTCCATTAGCATGGGAACTAATGTGGAATGATCCAATCAGGTAGCTTGTTATATGTGTGTAACTTTTGTTAATGATCATCAGTCTCTTGTGTCAAATCTGTTGTTCTCACAATTGAAGTTTCCATTGGCAGGTCAACATGTGTTCATGTGGAGAGAGTCCTCTTTCTGTGACTCTCTTAATAACAAATATCTGTATCATGTATATAACCAGTTGACTGAAAAATCCATTAATCCTTTGATCGCCAAAGTCAagttttgttgcctttatatatccctgtcaattttttgagatttttgctaaaattttgataaaaagtgtagccaatgaaatgtaatatacatttggccaaaaattatcaaacaaatttcagaaaaattcagaaaaattagtaaaatgttgcactaaaactttggtgggaaaattacagcactcaaagggttaatctgcCTCCAAACTAATGTAACCAACATTACTGATTCAATTATCTGGACTCTCGttctgtttttagctactatggACTATAGTCTGTAGAAgctatttggatgggtatccgtccggcgtccggcgtcagtctgtatgtatgtatgtatgtatgtatgtatgtatgtccgtttgtgaggcgtccgttcactcaaatatcttgagaac from Ptychodera flava strain L36383 chromosome 12, AS_Pfla_20210202, whole genome shotgun sequence includes the following:
- the LOC139145838 gene encoding uncharacterized protein, whose protein sequence is MNMATYSFESSVESELSTTRNVTVFVHRDTDHRFLLVKYGDTKGWWLPYASVCHEKQTFMDAAAIAIRKTGIDAEVTGILSVNHTTLPDIHRSVLHIRFLASPKVKINRKRSIPHGNEKKTVEVELEDFVKWYSWDEIQELSSQEPGLLGMEPLELAKHIREGGTIYPLSILKEGSIHLLKTVDHIASPSPNVQLLQAAKFGRTEQELVLEEFLDVCSPCLNMNKSVFTKLMIGKGVTEEHCPHLFRAFDVHNRGNLQFQEFLCGLAAMQQHTPHGGPPAEQRCKYIFRFYDINNDGMLEFSEFKEMVSDIRRHKKMPVTDEVLEKDAIASAKVFGTQPKANLGLNDFLNAVGQLKFRGTSLLLRLPQQALKRLDRADSVDTEEEQQDENNKRKRKMKAAHLNKSGKFSLMSVDMSADGVDSSESDNGLTMKPGPIQAKYELAIHSVKVRRSGTLSDVSAVWDIQGTSAVTKSTLSESDLDSDKVKFQRTTSVDAFNLRSHPNEMLTGLRYFERAIKGAVPEQTKESLSWGAVDRGALARCLLAICREVKEVFAAESRLLRLSAPTYILGDIHGNFHDLVCFEKVLWRMGPLLTPANFLFLGDYVDRGDHGLEVISYLFAQKLLAPNKFFLIRGNHEVRTVQRMFSFQRECEEKFGQTVGNQLWESVNDCFDAMPLAAVVDDKIFCVHGGIPDAKLYTGDCFKCIDKIPKPLRDPETQSPLAWELMWNDPIRSEDQSAEDLKGLEDNGGFGFNKRRGTAHVFSCTALENFLEQNNLSHVIRAHEVQQVGFQVQQRGKLLTVFSSSHYCGGGNDAACILADRCKLRTIRLDTT